The Methanoplanus sp. FWC-SCC4 genome has a window encoding:
- a CDS encoding YkgJ family cysteine cluster protein, whose amino-acid sequence MALEDLEKEFIGLSSYPEEELEKIIKEVGFKCTMCGKCCTKEFNDHVFLLQKDLRLIKEKNQEAIVPAPYFEICDQNGIFYVSGYALRCKENGDCIFLKDNRCTRYDLRFSICRIYPYMLHRETDENGKTDWRQISGLNQHGEYNDEISGEECKTIAKETIEYEKEFLLQELNFLKILKEHFLENNLKPLRKVYDEKMRDFQKGKKIRVMVFNGEDFEKCEIKKEDYFMKF is encoded by the coding sequence TTGGCATTAGAAGATCTTGAAAAAGAATTTATCGGGCTTAGCAGCTACCCTGAAGAAGAGCTTGAAAAAATAATAAAAGAAGTTGGCTTTAAATGCACAATGTGTGGCAAATGCTGCACAAAGGAGTTCAACGATCACGTATTCCTTCTCCAAAAAGATCTCCGGCTGATAAAGGAGAAAAATCAAGAGGCAATTGTTCCGGCACCATATTTTGAAATCTGTGATCAAAACGGTATTTTTTATGTTTCAGGATATGCTCTCAGATGCAAAGAAAACGGAGACTGCATATTTTTAAAAGATAACCGCTGCACAAGATATGACTTAAGATTCTCAATATGCAGAATTTATCCTTATATGCTTCACCGCGAAACCGATGAAAATGGAAAAACTGACTGGAGACAAATATCGGGCCTCAATCAGCACGGAGAATACAATGACGAAATTTCCGGTGAAGAATGCAAAACAATTGCAAAAGAAACAATAGAATATGAAAAAGAATTTCTTTTGCAGGAACTAAATTTTCTAAAAATTTTAAAAGAACACTTTTTGGAAAATAATTTAAAACCTTTAAGAAAAGTCTATGATGAAAAAATGAGGGATTTTCAAAAAGGCAAAAAAATTAGAGTAATGGTTTTTAACGGCGAAGATTTTGAAAAATGCGAGATAAAAAAAGAAGATTACTTCATGAAATTTTAA
- a CDS encoding mechanosensitive ion channel family protein: MLRDYIIPAILLLCSSFSWFIGVNYFINEFYQLSWTFLLFALIFIGYIIITKNFSPGFIKDERTRYSFNKGIMIVSFVVGLFVLFRIWVEDTESLIVSYGILAAGIAIAIQDVFRNFVGGIIIAAMSVYRVGDRVEIGGTFGDVMDIGLMSTTMMELSDWDSGEQPTGRISVMPNSFVISEVVYNYTKDHNFIWDEITIPLTYDSDWKEAISDFLNIVRSETGDISLSAEKEIERLGEKYYLPKKVTEPFVYVKITDNWIELRLRYVTDAKNRRIQYDRLNRILAEKIFSSDKYSIGSENMEISGKQEIYLLKKS; encoded by the coding sequence ATGCTCCGTGATTATATTATTCCTGCAATTTTGCTGTTATGCAGTTCATTTTCATGGTTTATTGGTGTTAATTATTTCATAAATGAATTCTATCAGTTATCGTGGACATTTCTTTTGTTTGCACTGATATTTATTGGATATATCATTATAACAAAAAATTTTTCACCCGGATTCATAAAAGATGAACGTACCAGGTACTCTTTTAACAAAGGAATCATGATTGTTTCATTTGTTGTCGGATTATTTGTTTTGTTTAGAATATGGGTTGAAGACACTGAATCACTTATAGTTTCATATGGGATTCTTGCCGCCGGAATTGCTATAGCTATTCAGGATGTATTCCGAAATTTTGTTGGAGGGATAATAATTGCAGCAATGAGCGTATACAGGGTAGGAGATCGTGTTGAGATTGGAGGAACATTCGGCGATGTAATGGACATCGGTCTTATGAGTACGACAATGATGGAATTGTCCGACTGGGATTCAGGTGAACAGCCAACGGGGAGGATATCGGTAATGCCAAATTCATTTGTGATCAGTGAAGTGGTATACAACTACACAAAGGATCACAATTTTATCTGGGATGAAATTACCATTCCCTTAACCTATGACAGCGATTGGAAAGAGGCTATAAGTGATTTTCTGAACATTGTTAGAAGTGAAACCGGGGATATCTCCCTTAGTGCTGAAAAGGAGATAGAAAGACTTGGAGAAAAATATTATCTTCCAAAAAAAGTAACCGAACCTTTTGTATATGTAAAAATTACTGACAACTGGATTGAATTAAGACTCAGGTATGTAACTGATGCCAAAAACAGGCGAATCCAGTACGACAGGCTGAACAGAATTCTGGCAGAAAAAATATTCAGTTCTGATAAATATAGTATTGGAAGTGAAAATATGGAGATCTCAGGAAAGCAGGAGATATATTTACTAAAAAAATCCTGA
- a CDS encoding mechanosensitive ion channel family protein: MNEIFTYLLEIPVGSDEVVLRDVLFFLTILFISFIIGTLLSKKIRKEINDKMPVNDRELIVKIIYFVIVVSGFLIALPYLNLDLSGLLVAGGIIGIVLGLAGQTVISNFFSGIIIFIEQPIKIGDNIGIGDILGTVQDIRILSTIIKTYDGIYTRVPNQTLFTSNITNFVAHIARRFEYIVGIRYQDDAEKAISVIKEMIYSHPFALKSPEPSVFVDDLGENGVNISVRIWAPSSVWWDVRTEMLWKIKVALEENGIEIPFPQRTVWFPEEKDKIQIKNTD, from the coding sequence ATGAATGAAATTTTTACATATCTTCTTGAAATTCCTGTTGGAAGTGATGAAGTAGTATTAAGGGATGTCCTGTTTTTTTTAACAATTCTCTTCATCTCTTTTATAATCGGGACTTTACTTTCAAAAAAGATAAGAAAAGAGATAAATGACAAAATGCCTGTCAATGACAGGGAACTTATTGTAAAAATTATTTATTTTGTAATTGTAGTCTCAGGTTTTTTAATTGCACTTCCATATCTGAATCTTGATCTTTCCGGTCTTCTTGTTGCAGGAGGAATTATTGGTATTGTTCTGGGTCTGGCAGGTCAGACTGTCATTTCAAACTTTTTTTCCGGTATAATTATATTTATAGAACAACCGATAAAAATCGGGGATAATATCGGAATCGGAGATATTCTTGGAACTGTTCAGGATATCAGAATCCTTTCAACCATCATAAAAACATATGACGGAATATACACAAGAGTTCCGAACCAGACACTTTTTACTTCAAATATCACAAATTTTGTAGCCCATATTGCCCGGAGATTTGAGTATATCGTAGGAATAAGATATCAGGATGATGCTGAAAAAGCAATATCTGTAATAAAAGAGATGATATATTCTCATCCTTTTGCCCTTAAAAGTCCCGAGCCGTCTGTTTTTGTAGATGATCTTGGTGAAAACGGTGTTAATATAAGCGTAAGAATCTGGGCTCCGTCTTCTGTGTGGTGGGATGTTCGTACAGAAATGCTCTGGAAAATCAAGGTTGCTCTTGAAGAAAACGGAATTGAGATACCATTCCCTCAAAGAACAGTCTGGTTTCCGGAAGAAAAAGACAAGATCCAAATAAAAAACACAGATTAA
- a CDS encoding DUF432 domain-containing protein, protein MRVSVSDDDGVYLYRRNCCNDQRIVKLSSPDGEVIVNPVEPVNLPKTITRYLEIEFDTIYISPESEKQFFLKYPVEIGSFLRAGKTLSIIDIFSLVPQKYSLYGSPVGGVIVRWYNSCLYTKVPETDPLREGVISLLIINPEKEIAEISRVVFDSYAMKIYYNDFYVTMSAEMKIFPKNEAETIFHDVPIIAGSAKSYEFYLSKKIPVVRNSFRMEWGY, encoded by the coding sequence TTGAGAGTTAGTGTATCTGATGATGATGGCGTTTACTTATACAGGCGTAACTGTTGCAATGACCAAAGAATAGTAAAACTATCATCACCTGATGGCGAAGTTATTGTAAATCCGGTTGAACCTGTAAACCTTCCAAAAACAATTACAAGATATCTTGAGATTGAGTTTGACACAATCTATATTTCTCCGGAATCCGAAAAACAGTTTTTTTTAAAATATCCTGTAGAAATCGGGTCATTTTTAAGAGCAGGTAAAACTCTCTCGATAATTGATATATTTTCACTTGTCCCCCAAAAATATTCATTATATGGTAGTCCTGTTGGTGGTGTTATTGTACGGTGGTACAATAGTTGCTTATATACCAAAGTTCCTGAAACAGATCCCTTAAGAGAGGGTGTAATAAGTCTGCTGATTATAAATCCCGAAAAAGAAATTGCTGAAATATCAAGAGTTGTTTTTGACAGCTATGCCATGAAAATATATTACAATGATTTTTATGTCACAATGTCTGCGGAGATGAAAATATTTCCCAAAAATGAAGCCGAAACCATATTTCACGATGTACCGATAATTGCAGGTTCGGCAAAATCATATGAATTTTATCTTTCAAAAAAGATCCCTGTGGTGCGCAATTCATTCAGGATGGAGTGGGGATACTGA
- a CDS encoding YeeE/YedE thiosulfate transporter family protein — protein sequence MIFSELHENKKAQLIIGFFIGMAFGSLLFIGGVTKYDVIIGQLLLTDFTVIKIMLTAVVVGMIGVYAMKSKGVVELHPKPGSFGSTVLGGIIFGAGFAVLGYCPGTVAGAVGGGSLDALFGGVFGILIGAGIFAWIYPSIYEKILARGEFKTETIPEALHLNSRIVVIVFLVFILSVLAGLEYFGL from the coding sequence ATGATATTCTCAGAACTTCATGAAAACAAAAAGGCTCAGCTTATAATCGGTTTTTTTATAGGAATGGCTTTTGGCTCATTATTGTTCATCGGAGGTGTGACAAAATATGATGTTATTATCGGACAGCTATTGCTGACTGATTTTACCGTAATTAAAATAATGCTGACAGCAGTTGTTGTGGGGATGATTGGAGTGTATGCAATGAAAAGCAAAGGAGTGGTTGAACTTCATCCAAAACCCGGATCCTTTGGTTCAACGGTTTTGGGAGGTATAATCTTTGGAGCAGGGTTTGCGGTATTGGGCTATTGTCCGGGGACAGTTGCAGGTGCTGTGGGGGGAGGATCACTTGATGCACTTTTTGGAGGAGTTTTTGGAATTCTCATCGGTGCCGGTATATTTGCATGGATTTACCCGTCAATTTATGAAAAAATACTCGCCAGGGGAGAATTTAAGACTGAGACTATTCCTGAGGCATTACATCTTAACAGCCGGATAGTTGTAATTGTATTTTTGGTATTCATTTTGTCTGTGTTAGCAGGTCTCGAATATTTTGGTCTGTAG
- a CDS encoding YeeE/YedE thiosulfate transporter family protein gives MNWIPYIAGAGIGVLSWFAFLVSNKAIGCSTAYTRTFGMLESLISGNHVEENPYYQKFKPEIDWEWMLVLGIFFGSFATAIITGGFALSWVPGLFEEKFGYDPILRLIFALVGGILMGIGSRWAGGCTSGHGISGTLQLAVSGWIAVIVFFISGITAAMLLYGVIW, from the coding sequence ATGAACTGGATTCCATATATTGCAGGAGCAGGGATAGGAGTCTTAAGCTGGTTTGCATTTTTAGTTTCAAACAAAGCCATTGGATGTTCTACTGCATATACAAGGACTTTTGGGATGCTCGAAAGCCTGATTTCAGGAAATCATGTCGAAGAAAATCCTTATTATCAAAAGTTCAAACCTGAAATTGACTGGGAATGGATGTTGGTTCTCGGGATATTTTTTGGTTCATTTGCAACCGCAATTATCACCGGCGGTTTTGCTCTAAGCTGGGTGCCCGGGTTATTTGAGGAAAAATTTGGATATGATCCTATACTTCGTCTGATATTTGCTTTGGTCGGGGGAATTTTAATGGGTATTGGTTCCAGATGGGCCGGGGGCTGCACAAGCGGTCACGGGATAAGCGGAACACTTCAGCTTGCGGTATCAGGCTGGATTGCTGTAATCGTCTTTTTTATTTCCGGTATAACAGCGGCAATGTTATTATACGGGGTAATCTGGTAA
- a CDS encoding MBL fold metallo-hydrolase, producing the protein MNILVKQFFIEKIAHSSYLIGGKKTCAIVDPARDVERYIESAKKEGLKITHILETHLHADFVSGHIDLAGITGADIYAPSAGKCEFDHIPVSDNSVFSLEDIEFHVSETPGHTPESVIYSVIDKSRGDEPVAVFTGDTLFVGDVGRPDLFPGMAEELADKLFSSIHLKVEKLPDECLVFPAHGAGSLCGKSMGAMKISTIGYEKKYNGALLIKEKDEFIASLTTDMPPAPDHFGRCSQINREGPGKISNLPSPLELTPDEFYKKMNDGNTIVVSIRDYATFGGQHIPGSYHIDINGNFSTFAGWVLPPDKDILLVSDNPVQVDEAVLLLRRVGLDRTYGYLSGGTHAWVSQGYKTEHVHQLSPYEVYEKIKDRNVLLLDVRGKDEYDAFHVKGSLNIMAMDLRTRYTEIDPKRPVIAMCRTGHRSSLACSILKQKGFREVYNAAGGITGYIAAGFLKTG; encoded by the coding sequence ATGAATATATTAGTCAAACAATTTTTTATTGAAAAGATAGCTCACAGTTCCTATCTTATCGGAGGGAAAAAGACGTGTGCAATTGTAGACCCTGCTCGTGATGTTGAACGGTACATTGAATCTGCAAAAAAAGAGGGGCTGAAGATCACACATATTCTTGAAACGCATCTTCATGCCGATTTTGTATCGGGGCACATTGATCTCGCAGGAATAACCGGTGCAGATATCTATGCCCCCTCTGCCGGTAAATGTGAATTTGACCACATTCCTGTGAGTGATAATTCTGTTTTTTCTCTTGAGGACATTGAATTTCATGTATCGGAAACACCAGGGCATACCCCTGAGAGCGTTATTTATTCTGTCATAGATAAATCGAGGGGTGATGAGCCTGTTGCAGTCTTTACAGGTGACACCCTGTTTGTCGGGGATGTCGGGAGACCAGATCTTTTCCCCGGTATGGCAGAGGAGCTTGCAGATAAATTATTTTCAAGCATTCACCTGAAAGTGGAAAAACTTCCGGACGAATGCCTCGTATTTCCGGCACATGGTGCGGGTTCCCTTTGCGGAAAGTCTATGGGTGCCATGAAAATTTCAACAATCGGATACGAAAAAAAATACAATGGTGCACTTTTGATAAAAGAAAAGGATGAGTTTATCGCTTCACTTACGACAGATATGCCGCCTGCACCAGATCATTTTGGCAGGTGTAGTCAGATCAACAGGGAAGGACCCGGGAAGATCAGCAACCTCCCCTCTCCTCTGGAACTAACTCCTGATGAGTTTTACAAAAAGATGAATGACGGAAATACAATAGTTGTCAGTATCAGGGATTATGCAACTTTCGGGGGCCAGCATATCCCAGGGAGTTATCACATTGATATAAATGGTAATTTCTCAACATTTGCAGGGTGGGTGCTTCCGCCTGATAAGGACATTCTTCTTGTTAGTGATAATCCTGTGCAGGTGGATGAGGCGGTGTTGTTGCTTAGAAGAGTCGGTCTGGACAGAACTTATGGCTACCTTTCAGGCGGGACTCATGCATGGGTATCACAGGGCTATAAAACAGAGCATGTCCACCAGCTCTCTCCATACGAAGTGTATGAAAAGATCAAAGACAGAAATGTTCTTCTTCTTGATGTTCGTGGAAAGGATGAATATGATGCTTTCCATGTCAAAGGCTCGTTAAATATAATGGCAATGGATCTGCGGACAAGGTACACGGAAATTGATCCGAAAAGGCCTGTAATTGCCATGTGCAGAACGGGGCACCGTTCAAGCCTTGCATGCAGCATTTTAAAGCAGAAGGGATTTCGTGAAGTTTATAATGCGGCAGGTGGAATTACAGGTTATATAGCCGCAGGTTTTTTGAAAACAGGATGA
- a CDS encoding SLC13 family permease, whose product MTPEIILVFIILILTVVLFATEALRVDVIAILVMLTVGWFGLVTPLETFSGFASNAVVSVMSVMILGYGIDRTGVMIKFARKIVLIAGPGETRLIGVISSVVGLLSAFMQNIGSAALFLPAIIRISKKTKIPRSRLIMPMGFSAILGGTLSMVGSSPLILLNDLMLQGNLEPFGIFSVTPIGVVLLATGILYFIFLGKRVLPVNNSGAEGEETQESLIEIRNLPKEMYHYKIPRNSPLVGKTRDEIAMKSNYSIHLLAIISGGDVLYAPWRYTVFSEGQIVSLLGKKDDVIKFADDFFLVPEKNQQRLTEIIGEENAGFAEIIVHPHSAQINKTLREISFRKNYGLEIILFLSSEGEKRKDFFDIPLSQGDTFVVYGPWNKIEKIKKGSDFLLITPVEEKELKKSKGLTAVLCFAGGIFLTFTGMPISIGLLSGALAMILLGVIKIDEAYTAIDWKTIFLLAGLIPLGIAMDKTGTAAFIAENLIHYFGDTNPILILFIIAILTTFFSTFMSNVAATVLLVPLVIILGSSIGIDPRGLALLVGVCASNSFILPTHQVNAFLMTPGGYHNSDYLKAGGLMTILFLLVAVGLIYILFV is encoded by the coding sequence ATTATTTGCAACCGAAGCACTGAGGGTCGATGTAATTGCCATACTAGTGATGCTTACTGTGGGGTGGTTTGGTCTTGTAACTCCGCTTGAGACATTTTCGGGTTTTGCAAGCAATGCTGTGGTTTCTGTAATGTCCGTTATGATTCTTGGATATGGAATTGACAGAACAGGGGTTATGATAAAATTTGCACGAAAAATAGTACTTATTGCAGGGCCTGGTGAAACAAGGCTTATAGGGGTTATATCATCAGTTGTAGGATTATTATCTGCATTTATGCAAAACATCGGTTCTGCAGCTCTTTTTCTTCCCGCAATTATCAGAATCTCAAAAAAGACAAAAATCCCACGTTCAAGGCTGATTATGCCAATGGGATTTTCTGCAATTCTTGGGGGGACTCTCAGTATGGTTGGTTCTTCTCCACTTATTCTGTTAAATGACCTTATGCTTCAGGGAAACCTTGAGCCGTTTGGAATCTTTTCTGTAACACCGATAGGTGTGGTGCTTCTTGCAACCGGAATTCTGTATTTCATTTTTTTAGGAAAAAGAGTTCTGCCTGTCAATAATTCCGGTGCTGAAGGTGAAGAAACTCAGGAATCCCTAATTGAGATCCGGAATCTCCCAAAAGAGATGTATCACTATAAAATCCCCCGCAACAGTCCGCTTGTAGGGAAAACACGGGATGAAATCGCAATGAAATCCAACTATTCCATTCATCTTCTGGCAATAATAAGTGGCGGGGATGTGTTATACGCCCCCTGGCGGTACACAGTGTTTTCCGAAGGACAGATTGTCTCTCTTCTTGGAAAAAAAGATGATGTAATAAAATTCGCTGATGATTTTTTTTTAGTTCCTGAAAAGAATCAGCAGAGGCTGACTGAAATAATCGGTGAGGAGAATGCAGGATTTGCCGAGATAATTGTACATCCTCATTCTGCTCAGATCAATAAAACACTAAGGGAGATTTCCTTTAGAAAAAATTATGGTCTTGAAATTATTTTATTTCTAAGCAGCGAAGGCGAAAAAAGAAAGGACTTTTTTGATATTCCCTTATCTCAGGGGGATACATTTGTTGTCTACGGACCCTGGAATAAAATTGAAAAAATCAAGAAAGGTTCTGATTTTTTACTGATAACCCCTGTTGAAGAGAAAGAACTTAAAAAATCAAAGGGTCTTACTGCTGTTTTATGCTTTGCAGGCGGAATTTTTCTGACTTTTACAGGAATGCCTATTTCAATCGGTCTTTTATCGGGAGCACTTGCAATGATTCTTCTCGGAGTCATCAAAATAGACGAGGCTTACACTGCAATAGACTGGAAGACCATTTTTTTGCTGGCAGGATTAATCCCTCTTGGAATTGCGATGGACAAGACAGGAACTGCAGCATTTATTGCAGAAAATCTTATTCATTATTTTGGGGATACAAATCCAATCCTGATATTGTTTATAATTGCAATACTGACAACATTTTTCAGCACCTTCATGTCAAATGTTGCGGCAACTGTACTTCTTGTACCTCTTGTAATTATTCTTGGTTCATCAATAGGCATTGATCCACGGGGTCTTGCCCTTCTTGTAGGCGTATGTGCGTCAAATTCATTCATATTGCCAACTCACCAGGTAAATGCTTTTTTGATGACTCCCGGAGGCTATCATAATTCGGATTATCTAAAAGCAGGGGGACTTATGACAATCCTGTTCCTTTTGGTTGCTGTGGGTCTAATTTATATATTATTCGTGTAA